The nucleotide sequence ATCAGCCGCTCGCCGCGATCGGATTCTATGCCGAGGGATGCCTGGAGGCGGTTCAGCGCGGCACCCTGGAACATTCGGAACTGCGGGGCAAACTGACGTCGATTGCCGAGCTCTCCGACCGTTGTGGGCAGATCATCCGCCGGATGCGCGCCTTTGCTACCAAGCAGGGAGCGCCGCGCCAAGTCACGGACTTGCGCGAGCTGGTTCACGCGGTGGTCGATTTCCTCGCGCACGATCTGCGCCAGTCAGAAGTTATTTGCACGGCGCTCATGCCGGACGAACCTCTGTGGGTCCTGGCCGACGGAGTGCAAATCCAACAAGTGCTCGTCAATCTCGTACGCAATGCCATCGAGGCCCAACTGGAACCATCGAGCAAACCTCGCCGCGTCGAGATCGTGGGCGGTCACAGCAAGGACAAGCGAGTGTATGTATCGATCCGCGATCATGGGCCCGGCATTTGCGAGAGCATCCAACAACGACTTTTCGAACCTTTCTTCACCACCAAGGCATCCGGGCTGGGAATGGGCCTGAATATCAGCCAGACGATCATGAACAACCACGGCGGCGAGATTACATTCCGAACAGAAATGGGAGGCGGAGCGGCCTTTGTCGCACACTTTCCCGTGGCGCGGGAGGCGGAATAGATATGCGCACTAGTACCATAGCGGCGCGGCACGTATACATAGTCGATGACGATGCCAGCCTTCGCGATTCGATGAAGTGGCTCCTTATGTCGATCGGGTATGAAGTTCAGACTTGCGCGACCGCGCGCGAACTGCTCGATGCGTTGAATCCGTCGGATCCCAGTTGCGTGCTGGTCGACTTGCTGTTGCCCGGCATGTCGGGTCTGGCCCTGTGTCAGGAGCTGATTGCCTCGCAGGCGGCCTGTTCGCTCGTGATGATCAGTGGCCACGGCGACGTGTCTTCCGCGGTCGAGGCGGTCAAGGCCGGCGTCGTCGACTTTCTAGAGAAGCCCTGCAGCAGGCAACGATTGCTCGATACCGTCCATCTGGCCCTGACCCTCGCGGCCAATCGGAAGCAGGAACTGCTCGAAGAGAAAGATGCCTCCGAGCGGCTCAATCAACTCTCTGCACGCGAGATGGAGGTCTTCGACGGCATGGCCTCGGGGCTGGTCACGAAAGAGATTGCCGTCCGCCTGGGCATCAGTCCCAAGACGGTCGACGTACACCGTCACAAGATCGCACAGAAGCTGCGGATCGATTCTCCCACGCAGCTCGGCCACCTGATCGCCTTGCAGAAACGACGCGTCGACCGCTTGCGGCTTCGTTGATCGCCCTTACAACGTTGCCGCCGGCGCGGTCATCTCTCTGCCGGCCGGCTCGCCCAGGCGGAGATGCACCTCGGCGACAAAACGCACGAACTCCCGGCGCGCCATGACACCCAGGGGCCGCCCGTCATCCGAGACCACCGGCAGGCGACGATAACCATGGCAGCGGAACTCCTCGAGCGCCGCGAGCAACGAGTCGTCCGGCCGAAGCGACACACACGGCCGAGTCATGTAATCGGCCACCGGGGTATCGGCGTGCGCTGGCTCGAGCAGCAGCCCCATCAGGTCGCTCTCGGTAACGATGCCCACCAGGTAACCTTGCGCATCGACGACGGGCAGGCCGCTGATGTGGTGCCGTAACAAGAGGCGGCACGCCTCGAAAACGGTAGCATCTTCACAGATCGATACGACGGGAGCGGTCATCAGCTTTTCGACGGTCATTCCCATGTTCGCCCTTTCGTTGCGAGTTACACCGGAACTGGCGCGCGTCTCGCTCGCGCGGCGATGATCTCGGCCGCGTCGGCGAGCGAGAACTGTTCTTCGACATGCCCGCGGTTGAACGCCACCTTGTTCATACCGTAGACCGCGGAGCTGGCCTCGTCCTGCCCGATGACGTCCCCCCCCGCGGCCTTGATGGCAGAGCAGCCGTCGGCGCCGTCGCTTCCCATGCCGGTCATGATGACTCCCAGGCAGCGCCGGCCAAACACGTGGGCGGCCGAGATCATCATCACGTCGACCGACGGCTTGTGTCCGCTCACGGGATCGCCGTCGCGAATCACCGCGACGACGTTCGTTCCCACGCGGCGCAGCGAGAGATGCTTGCCGCCCGGCGCGATCCAGGCCTCGTTCGGCCGCAACGTGGCGCCATCCTCGGCCTCACGGACCGTCAGTGCCGAAATGCCGTTCAAGCGAGCTGCAAAGGGGCCGGTGAACTGGGCCGGCATGTGCTGCACGATCACGATCGGCGGCAAGGGGGGCGCAAGCTGCTCAAACAGTTGCGTCAGCGCCGGCGGTCCCCCCGTCGAGATGCCGATGGCGATACAGTGTGCCGCGTCGCGGTCAGCGACCATCGTCCGGCTCGTGACTCCAGCTCGCCGCACCGGTGCGGTCCCCTGGCGTCGCAATGCCTGCAGATCGACGGCAGCCGCCATGCGCAACTTGGGAATCAGTTGCCCTTCGACCACCTGTTGAAACTGGCTTGCTCCGTCCGGCTTGGCGACATAATCGACCGCGCCCAGGTCGAGCGCCTCGAGGGTCGTATCGGCCATCCGCGTCGTCAGCGAGCTTACGATAATGACGCGGCACGGCGAATTCTGCATGATGGCGGCGAGGGCCTCCAAACCGCTCATGCCGGGCATCATGACGTCCATCGTCACGACATCGGGTCGCAGCCGTTCGACCTGGGCAATCGCCTCGCGGCCGCTGGCGGCAAAGCCCACGACCTCGAAATCGGTCACTTTGGCCACGGCGTCGGAGATCATCGTGCGCATCAGGCGCGAATCGTCGACGATCAGCACGCGGATCCGGCCGCGTCCGGCACGAGTTGTCAGTCCCAACGGCATTGCAACCTCACCCTGGACGCCTACAGACGCTCGCGGATACCTGCTCGCGTATGACGCGACTTAAGCGCCGCAGCCAAACTTCTCGAGCTTCTGCCGCAGCGTCTCGTTGTCGAAGGGCTTGGCCAGGTAATCGGACACGCCGGCCTGCGCGGCTTCGATGATACGCGACTTTTCGGCCTCGGTCGTAACCATCAGCACGGGCACTTTGCTGCCACGTTCGCGGATCTCGCGCAACAGCTCGAGGCCGGTCTTGTTCGGCATGTTCCAGTCGGTGATCACCATGTCGACGGAATTGTCGCTGAACACGCGCAGGGCCTCGGCGCCATCCTCGGCCTCCAGCACGCTACCGACTCCGAGAGACTCGAGACAGCGCCGAATGACGTTTCTCATCATGCGCGAATCGTCTGCAACCAGCACGTTCATCGATGCACCTGTTCCCAAGAGAGGAGCGATCCGCGGATGGCGACAGTGCCACGCGCGCCATCGCTGGCGTCTGCGGAAAACTAGATCACCCGGCAGGGGTGTCAACCTGCCGTACCGCACGGAACGGCACCAGCAGCGCTGCGGTAAAGGAACTACTTAGGGGCAGGCGTCGAATGCGCCGATCGCAGCGTCGTGACGGCGCGTCAGGGCGTTCTCTGCCACGACCTTCCGCTAAGCGCGGCGGCCGGGCGTAGGACCTAGACAACTTGACTTCAAGTCGCGCGACACGATGGTGCGATGCGACATCCATAAGGTGGCGCTTCCGCAGCCACTTGGGTTGGCGCGGCATCGTACCGGAAACAAGCAGAGGCACTAGCGCATGTTGACTCGGAACATCGAGCGGCTGGGAGGGTATGCCCGCGCGGCGGTCGCCGGATGGCATGTGCGTCGCAGCGCCACGCCAGAAGAGCAACGACTTGCCGAGCGCCATCTTGTCGAGCGCTTGGGGCATCTACGTGGCCTGCCTGCCAAGGTCGGCCAGCTCCTGCAGCTTTCGCTCGACTCGCCCGTTTCATCTGACGACGATCTATCTCGTACCCCGATGCCGCTCGACCTCGCGACGGTGCGTGACATGCTCACCGCTGCTTGGCAACAGCCGCTCGCCGCCGTTGTGCGTCAGATTTCGCCCGCTGCCCGGACCGCCTCGCTCGGGCAGGTGCATCGTGCGACCTTGGTGGATGGGCGCGAAGTGGCGATCAAGGTGCAGTATCCCGGCATGCGCGACGCCTTGCGGATGGATCTCAATCTGCTGGGTTGGCTGAGCCTGCCTGCTCCCCGTAAGCAGCACGGCTTCGATCTGCCCGGCTACCAGGCAGCGATCCTCGATGACATGGAGCGCGAGCTCGATTATCGCCACGAGGCGGAGAATCAGCGCCACTTTCGAGCCTGGGCTGCCGACGATCCGATGCTCGTCGTGCCCGAGCTCATCGAAGAACTCTGCACGTCGAACGTGCTCGTCGCGCGTTGGGAAGATGGCTGCGAGCTCGCCGAAGTGCAAGCACTCTGGCCCGAGCCCGAACGTCAGCAGCTTGCGCACGCCCTGTCGCGCGTGTTTCACGAAGGGTTCTTCGAGCGGAGACTGCTGCACGCCGACTGGCACCCGGGCAACTTTCGCTTTCGGCGCGGCAACCAGGGCGTGAAAGTCGTTTTGTACGATTTCGGTTGCGTCTACGAACCGACACTGGCCGAGCGAAGCACCTTGCTGCGTTTGATCCGCGCGACCATCGACGAAAGCGAGTCTCCCTATCCGCTGTTGTTGGCCTTGGGATTCCGCCCCGAGTTTCTCGAGCCGATCGAGCACAAGCTGCCGGCCCTGTGCAAGGTGCTGTTCGCGCCTTACGCGGCCCCCTATCCCTTCGCTCTCGACGACTGGCAACTGAGCGAACGGTTTCACGACATTCTTGGCGAGGACCGCTGGAACTTTCGCCTGGCCGGGCCGCCAGCGCTCATCTTTCTCGTGCGCGCGTTTCATGGCCTGGTCAGTTTCCTGCGTTCATTGCGGGTGACCACCTCTTGGCACCACCTGCTGCTGCCGCTGCTGAAGCGTCACCGCGAGGAACTCGATCGACTCGCCCTTCCGCAGCCTGCTCGCCCCGCTTCGACCTTTGGAGGCCTCGCGCGACATCTCAAGCTCCGGGTGCAGGCACAAGGACGGACCAAAGTGCAACTGACCTATCCCGCCAGCGTGATCGATCACTTGGACGAGATCATCGATGCCCGCGTGCAGGAATTGATCGTCCGTCGGGGTGTCGATCTACGAACGCTCGTGACGCAAGTTCGCCAGCGCGCGTACGCCCCGGGAGATGTTTTCGAGCTCGACGCCGGCGAGCAGCAGGTGTCGGTCTGGCTCGAGTAGCTACGGCGACGGCGATCCTGCCAGTACGTTGTCGCGTATTCTCAAAGCGAGCGTGTTGCGGGCTCGGATCTGGGTTCCCCCGCGCGCCAAGGGGTCGAACGGGCCGCCGCGGTTGAATCGGCTATAGCCACCCACGCTCGGTTGTGCGATGATTCTGGTCTAGGATCGCCGGCAGCGCAGGCGCGTCGCCGGCCAAGGATCTCCCGCCCGTTCAAAGCATCGGAATCCGTGCGGCACTGCCAGGCGCCCTTGCCGCACGTCGCTTGCCGATTCGGTCATCATGCAGGTTTCCAGCCACTTCACACGACGCAAGGCCCTGCAGATCGGTGGGCTGGGCATGCTTGGGCTGACCATGCCCAAGTTGCTGCGTGCCGCGGAGCAAGGGGGCACGTTCCCAGCTCGCGCGAAATCGGTCATCTTTTTGTTCCAGTTCGGCGGCCCCAGCCACATCGATACCTTCGATCAGAAGCTCGATGCGCCGTCTGGGATTCGCTCTCCCATCGGCTCGATCGAGACGACGATGCCGGGCCTGCGGATCTGCGAGCTGCTGCCCGAGACCGCCAAGGTGATGGACAAGGTGACCCTGGTACACGCCGTTCATCATTCGATGAAGAACCACAACTCGGCGTCGTACTACGCGCTGACGGGCCACGCGCCTCCGGTCGATGACATTCGGCTGACCGATACGGACCAGTTGTTCCCGGCCTACGGCAGCGTGGTAAATCAGTTTGCTCCTGCCCGAGCGGACTCGTCTGCGGAAGGGATGCCGCGGTTCGTTTCTTTTCCCTATGTCATCCGCGACGGTTCGATCACGCCTGGCCAGCGCGCCACGTTTCTCGGCAAGGTCTACGACCCGCTCCTCGTGACGCAGGATCCGGCCAAGCCGAACTTCCGCCTTCCTGAGCTGAGCTTGCCCGACGGCATGACTCATGATCGCCTAGCCAACCGCCGAGCAATGCAGCAGTTCGTCAACCAGCAGGTCGCCTGGCTCGACTCGACGGCCGAAGGGCAAGGTCTCGATTCGTACTACGAACGGGCCTTGTCGATGCTCACGTCGACGCGGGTGCGCCATGCCTTCGATCTATCGGCCGAGCCGGACGCCGTTCGCGACCGCTACAGCCGCACCACGTACGGGCAGAGTTGTCTGCTCGCGCGGCGGCTGGTCGAAGCGGGCGTCAGCTTTGTCAACGTGTATTTTTCCAACTCGATCGGCGGACGCAGCAAGACTAGCGGCGGCTGGGACACGCACGGCTTCGATGGCTCGCGCATGTACGAGATCCTGCCCTCCTGGCAATTGCCGCAAACC is from Pirellulales bacterium and encodes:
- a CDS encoding response regulator transcription factor gives rise to the protein MKWLLMSIGYEVQTCATARELLDALNPSDPSCVLVDLLLPGMSGLALCQELIASQAACSLVMISGHGDVSSAVEAVKAGVVDFLEKPCSRQRLLDTVHLALTLAANRKQELLEEKDASERLNQLSAREMEVFDGMASGLVTKEIAVRLGISPKTVDVHRHKIAQKLRIDSPTQLGHLIALQKRRVDRLRLR
- a CDS encoding chemotaxis response regulator protein-glutamate methylesterase, which translates into the protein MIVDDSRLMRTMISDAVAKVTDFEVVGFAASGREAIAQVERLRPDVVTMDVMMPGMSGLEALAAIMQNSPCRVIIVSSLTTRMADTTLEALDLGAVDYVAKPDGASQFQQVVEGQLIPKLRMAAAVDLQALRRQGTAPVRRAGVTSRTMVADRDAAHCIAIGISTGGPPALTQLFEQLAPPLPPIVIVQHMPAQFTGPFAARLNGISALTVREAEDGATLRPNEAWIAPGGKHLSLRRVGTNVVAVIRDGDPVSGHKPSVDVMMISAAHVFGRRCLGVIMTGMGSDGADGCSAIKAAGGDVIGQDEASSAVYGMNKVAFNRGHVEEQFSLADAAEIIAARARRAPVPV
- a CDS encoding response regulator; translated protein: MNVLVADDSRMMRNVIRRCLESLGVGSVLEAEDGAEALRVFSDNSVDMVITDWNMPNKTGLELLREIRERGSKVPVLMVTTEAEKSRIIEAAQAGVSDYLAKPFDNETLRQKLEKFGCGA
- a CDS encoding CBS domain-containing protein gives rise to the protein MGMTVEKLMTAPVVSICEDATVFEACRLLLRHHISGLPVVDAQGYLVGIVTESDLMGLLLEPAHADTPVADYMTRPCVSLRPDDSLLAALEEFRCHGYRRLPVVSDDGRPLGVMARREFVRFVAEVHLRLGEPAGREMTAPAATL
- a CDS encoding DUF1501 domain-containing protein; protein product: MQVSSHFTRRKALQIGGLGMLGLTMPKLLRAAEQGGTFPARAKSVIFLFQFGGPSHIDTFDQKLDAPSGIRSPIGSIETTMPGLRICELLPETAKVMDKVTLVHAVHHSMKNHNSASYYALTGHAPPVDDIRLTDTDQLFPAYGSVVNQFAPARADSSAEGMPRFVSFPYVIRDGSITPGQRATFLGKVYDPLLVTQDPAKPNFRLPELSLPDGMTHDRLANRRAMQQFVNQQVAWLDSTAEGQGLDSYYERALSMLTSTRVRHAFDLSAEPDAVRDRYSRTTYGQSCLLARRLVEAGVSFVNVYFSNSIGGRSKTSGGWDTHGFDGSRMYEILPSWQLPQTDHTLPVLLSDLDERGLLDETLVVWMGEFGRTPRINKSSSRDHWPGCYTVLMAGGGVKRGFRYGSSDRDGARPESGAVRPDDIAATIFALMGIDPETLIHDNLNRPLAISSGTPITDIIA